From Eschrichtius robustus isolate mEscRob2 chromosome 7, mEscRob2.pri, whole genome shotgun sequence, a single genomic window includes:
- the ZSWIM8 gene encoding zinc finger SWIM domain-containing protein 8 isoform X5: MYLSSTEPPAAAEWACLLRPLRGREPEGVWNLLSIVREMFKRRDSNAAPLLEILTDQCLTYEQITGWWYSVRTSASHSSASGHTGRSNGQSEVAAHACASMCDEMVTLWRLAVLDPALSPQRRRELCVQLRQWQLKVIENVKRGQHKKTLERLFPGFRPAVEACYFNWEEAYPLPGVTYSATDRKLALCWARALPPRPGASRSGGLEESRERPRPLPAEPAVRPKEPGAKRKGLGEGVLSSQRGPRRLSAEGGDKALHKMGPGGGKAKALGGAGSGGKGSAGSGSKRRLSSEDSSLEPDLAEMSLDDSSLALGAEASTFGGFPESPPPCPHPGGSRGPSTFLPEPPDTYEEDGGVYFSEGPEPSTASAGPPGLLPRELCTRDDLASTDESGNGLPKTKEAAPVVGEEEDDYQAYYLNAQDGAGGEEEKAEGGAGEEHDLFAGLKPLEQESRMEILFACAEALHAHGYSSEASRLTVELAQDLLANPPDLKVEPPPAKGKKNKVSTSRQTWVATNTLTKAAFLLTVLSERPEHHNLAFRVGMFALELQRPPASTKALEVKLAYQESEVATLLKKIPLGPSEMSTVRCRAEELREGTLCDYRPVLPLMLASFIFDVLCTPVVSPTGSRPPSRNWNNEMPGDEELGFEAAVAALGMKTTVSEAEHPLLCEGTRREKGDLALALMITYKDDQAKLKKILDKLLDRESQTHKPQTLSSFYSSSRPATASQRSPSKHGGPSAPGALQPLTSASAGPAQPGSVAGAGPGPTEGFTEKNVPESSPHSPCEGLPSEAALTPRPEGKVPSRLALGSRGGYNGRGWGSPGRPKKKHTGMASIDSSAPETTSDSSPTLSRRPLRGGWAPTSWGRGQDSDSISSSSSDSLGSSSSSGSRRASASGGARAKTVEVGRYKGRRPESHAPHVPNQPSEAAAHFYFELAKTVLIKAGGNSSTSIFTHPSSSGGHQGPHRNLHLCAFEIGLYALGLHNFVSPNWLSRTYSSHVSWITGQAMEIGSAALTILVECWDGHLTPPEVASLADRASRARDSNMVRAAAELALSCLPHAHALNPNEIQRALVQCKEQDNLMLEKACMAVEEAAKGGGVYPEVLFEVAHQWFWLYEQTAGGSSTAREGATSCSASGIRAAGEAGRGLPEGRGGPGTEPVTVAAAAAAVTAATVVPVISVGSSLYPGPGLGHGHSPGLHPYTALQPHLPCSPQYLTHPAHPAHPMPHMPRPAVFPVPSSAYPQGVHPAFLGAQYPYSVTPPSLAATAVSFPVPSMAPITVHPYHTEPGLPLPTSVACELWGQGTVSSVHPASTFPAIQGASLPALPTQPSPLVSGGFPPPEEETHSQPVNPHSLHHLHAAYRVGMLALEMLGRRAHNDHPNNFSRSPPYTDDVKWLLGLAAKLGDRHGDAAAAEPRSCPQPPACPGLPPAGAALPAGIHAVHPPPLDSPDPCRLRRLCERDPQCSQRLLPDTHGHDAVQRHPAESQAQQTDQGAVAAGLTRDDHLLPLSLAPLGPYTGTQACGYGGPSQRGNESWLDRSSPLSSLVAQAGSCSWAVAWGQDVSDPRSLGLGETALSGRGRWVASGIYLAFINI; the protein is encoded by the exons ATGTATCTGTCTTCCACGGAGCCTCCGGCCGCTGCTGAATGGGCGTGTCTGCTGCGCCCACTGAGGGGCCGCGAGCCAGAGGGAGTCTGGAACTTGCTTAGCATCGTGCGGGAGATGTTCAAGCGGAGAGACAGCAATGCTGCCCCCTTGTTGGAAATCCTCACCGACCAGTGCCTCACCTACGAACAG ATAACAGGCTGGTGGTACAGCGTGCGCACCTCAGCCTCACACAGCAGCGCCAGTGGGCACACAGGCCGCAGCAACGGGCAGTCAGAGGTGGCGGCCCACGCGTGCGCCAGCATGTGTGACGAGATGGTCACACTGTGGAGGCTGGCTGTGCTGGACCCTGCGCTCAGCCCCCAGCG CCGCCGGGAGCTGTGTGTGCAGCTGCGCCAGTGGCAGCTGAAGGTGATTGAGAACGTGAAGCGGGGACAGCACAAGAAGACCCTGGAGCGGCTCTTCCCTGGCTTCCGGCCGGCGGTGGAGGCCTGCTACTTCAACTGGGAAGAGGCCTACCCCCTTCCCGGTGTCACCTACAGTGCCACTGACAGGAAGctggccctgtgctgggcccGAGCCCTGCCCCCTCGACCAGGTGCCTCCCGATCTGGGGGCCTGGAAGAATCCCGGGAGCGGCCCCGCCCTCTTCCTGCCGAGCCAGCTGTGCGGCCCAAGGAGCCTGGGGCCAAGCGCAAGGGATTGGGTGAGGGGGTCCTCTCGTCGCAGCGGGGTCCCCGCCGCCTCTCGGCCGAGGGGGGAGATAAGGCTCTGCATAAGATGGGTCCAGGTGGGGGCAAAGCCAAAGCATTGGGGGGGGCTGGCAGTGGGGGCAAGGGCTCAGCAGGCAGCGGGAGCAAGCGACGGCTGAGCAGTGAAGACAGCTCCCTGGAGCCGGATCTGGCTGAGATGAGCCTGGATGATAGCAGCCTGGCCCTGGGCGCAGAGGCCAGCACCTTTGGTGGATTCCCTGAGAGCCCACCACCCTGCCCTCACCCTGGTGGCTCCCGAGGCCCTTCTACCTTCCTTCCTGAACCTCCAGATACTTATGAAGAAGATGGTGGCGTGTACTTCTCAGAAGGGCCTGAGCCTTCCACAGCCTCTGCTGGCCCCCCTGGCCTACTGCCCAGGGAGCTCTGTACCCGGGACGACCTCGCTTCCACAGATGAGAGTGGCAATGGGCTGCCTAAAACCAAAGAGGCAGCCCCTGTGGTTGGAGAGGAGGAGGATGACTACCAGGCATATTATCTGAACGctcaggatggggctgggggcGAGGAGGAGAAGGCTGAGGGCGGGGCTGGGGAGGAACACGACCTGTTTGCCGGACTGAAGCCACTGGAACAGGAGAGCCGCATGGAG ATATTATTTGCCTGTGCTGAGGCCTTGCATGCGCATGGCTATAGCAGTGAGGCCTCCCGCCTCACCGTGGAGCTTGCCCAGGACCTGCTAGCCAACCCACCTGACCTCAAGGTAGAGCCGCCCCCTGCCAAG GGCAAGAAGAACAAGGTATCTACAAGCCGTCAGACCTGGGTGGCTACCAACACCCTGACCAAGGCGGCCTTCCTGTTAACGGTGCTAAGTGAGCGCCCAGAGCACCACAACCTGGCCTTCCGAGTGGGCATGTTTGCCTTGGAGCTACAGCGGCCCCCAGCTTCCACCAAGGCCTTGGAG GTGAAGCTGGCATATCAGGAGTCTGAGGTGGCCACCCTGCTCAAGAAGATTCCTCTGGGTCCGAGTGAGATGAGTACCGTGCGCTGCCGGGCAGAGGAGCTTCGGGAGGGGACACTCTGTGATTATCGGCCTGTTTTGCCTCTCATGTTGGCCAGTTTCATCTTTGATGTTCTCTGTACTCCAG TGGTTTCTCCCACGGGTTCCCGGCCCCCAAGTCGCAACTGGAACAACGAGATGCCTGGGGAtgaggagctgggatttgaagcagCAGTTGCTGCCTTGG GCATGAAGACAACAGTGAGTGAGGCAGAGCATCCCCTGCTATGTGAAGGCACACGTCGGGAGAAGGGTGACCTGGCCCTAGCACTAATGATCACTTACAAAGACGACCAGGCCAAACTCAAAAAG ATCTTAGACAAACTCTTGGACCGAGAGAGCCAGACGCATAAACCACAGACACTGAGTTCGTTCTACTCATCTAGCCGCCCGGCCACAGCCAGCCAGAGGTCTCCTTCAAAGCATGGGGGCCCATCTGCCCCAGGGGCCCTGCAACCTCTGACCTCAGCCTCTGCAGGGCCTGCTCAGCCAGGGAGTGTGGCAGGGGCTGGGCCAGGCCCCACTGAGGGCTTCACAGAGAAGAATGTGCCTG AGAGTTCCCCACATTCCCCCTGTGAGGGTCTCCCATCTGAGGCAGCTTTGACCCCAAGACCAGAGGGAAAGGTTCCCAGCCGCTTGGCACTTGGCAGCCGTGGAGGCTACAATGGACGGGGCTGGGGCTCACCAGGGCGGCCTAAGAAGAAGCACACAG gCATGGCCAGCATTGACAGCAGTGCCCCTGAAACGACGTCGGATAGCTCCCCAACCTTAAGCCGGAGGCCACTTCGAGGGGGCTGGGCCCCTACCTCCTGGGGTCGAGGACAGGACAGTGACAGCATTAGCAGCTCTTCCTCAGACTCCCTTGGCTCCTCGTCCTCCAGCGGAAGTCGCCGGGCCAGTGCCAGTGGAGGGGCCCGGGCGAAGACAGTTGAAGTTGGCAG GTACAAGGGCCGCCGTCCTGAGAGTCATGCCCCCCATGTACCCAATCAGCCGTCAGAGGCAGCTGCACACTTCTACTTCGAGCTGGCGAAGACGGTGCTGATCAAGGCAGGGGGCAACAGCAGCACTTCCATTTTCACACATCCATCTTCCTCAGGGGGCCACCAGGGTCCTCACCGTAACCTGCACCTTTGCGCCTTCGAGATTGGGCTTTACGCCCTTGGCCTGCACAACTTTGTTTCTCCCAACTGGCTCTCACGTACTTATTCTTCCCACGTTTCCTGGATTACAG GCCAGGCAATGGAGATTGGCAGCGCAGCCCTGACTATACTGGTAGAATGCTGGGATGGGCACCTGACACCCCCTGAGGTTGCATCCCTGGCTGACAGGGCATCACGGGCACGAGACTCCAATATGGTGAGGGCGGCGGCGGAACTAGCCCTAAGCTGCCTGCCTCATGCCCATGCGTTGAACCCCAATGAGATCCAGCGGGCCCTGGTGCAGTGCAAGGAGCAG GATAACCTGATGTTGGAGAAGGCCTGCATGGCAGTGGAAGAGGCGGCTAAGGGTGGGGGCGTATACCCTGAAGTGTTGTTTGAGGTTGCTCACCAGTGGTTCTGGCTATATGAGCAAACAGCAGGTGGCTCATCCACAGCCCGTGAAGGGGCTACAAGCTGTAGTGCCAGTGGGATCAGGGCAGCTGGGGAGGCTGGGCGGGGGCTGCCTGAGGGCAGGGGGGGCCCAGGGACTGAGCCGGTTACagtggcggcggcggcagcagcagtgaCAGCAGCCACAGTGGTGCCAGTCATCTCGGTGGGGTCCAGTTTATATCCGGGTCCAGGACTGGGGCATGGTCATTCCCCTGGCCTGCACCCCTACACTGCTCTACAGCCCCACCTGCCCTGCAGCCCTCAATACCTCACCCACCCAGCTCACCCCGCCCACCCCATGCCTCATATGCCCCGGCCTGCCGTCTTCCCTGTGCCCAGTTCTGCATACCCACAG GGTGTGCATCCTGCATTCCTGGGGGCTCAGTACCCTTACTCGGTGACCCCCCCCTCACTTGCCGCCACTGCTGTGTCTTTCCCCGTCCCTTCCATGGCACCCATCACAGTACATCCCTACCACACAGAGCCAGGGCTCCCACTGCCCACCAGTGTGGCCTGTGAGTTGTGGGGACAGGGAACAG TGAGCAGTGTCCATCCAGCTTCCACGTTTCCGGCCATCCAGGGTGCCTCACTGCCTGCCCTGCCCACACAGCCCAGCCCTCTGGTGAGCGGGGGTTTTCCACCACCCGAGGAGGAGACTCACAGTCAGCCTGTCAACCCGCACAGCCTACACCACCTGCACGCTGCCTACCGTGTCG GGATGCTGGCACTGGAGATGCTGGGTCGCCGGGCACACAATGATCACCCCAACAACTTCTCCCGCTCCCCCCCCTACACTGATGATGTCAAATGGTTGCTGGGGCTGGCAGCAAAGCTGG GAGATCGTCATGGAGACGCTGCAGCGGCTGAGCCCCGCTCATGCCCACAACCACCTGCGTGCCCCGGCCTTCCACCAGCTGGTGCAGCGCTGCCAGCAGGCATACATGCAG TACATCCACCACCGCTTGATTCACCTGACCCCTGCCGACTACGACGACTTTGTGAACGCGATCCGCAGTGCTCGCAGCGCCTTCTGCCTGACACCCATGGGCATGATGCAGTTCAACGACATCCTGCAGAATCTCAAGCGCAGCAAACAGACCAAGGAGCTGTGGCAGCGGGTCTCACTCGAGATGACCACCTTCTCCCCCTGAGTCTGGCCCCCCTAGGGCCCTATACAGGGACACAGGCCTGTGGCTATGGGGGCCCCTCACAAAGGGGGAATGAATCTTGGCTGGACAGATCATCCCCACTCAGTTCCCTGGTAGCCCAGGCTGGCAGCTGTTCTTGGGCTGTAGCTTGGGGCCAAGATGTCTCAGACCCTAGAAGCCTAGGGTTGGGGGAGACAGCCCTGTCTGGGAGGGGGCGTTGGGTGGCCTCTGGTATTTATTtggcatttataaatatataa